GCCGCGGAGAAGGACTGCGAGACCCGCCGTCAGATCGCTGCTGGCGCCGCTCGCCGGCTCGCGGAGACATCCACGCGGGCAACGGTTCTACAGAACGCAGCGGCCGCCGAAAGCGCCGAGCTCGGTGCGGCCATGACTCGGTTGGCCTGTGAGCGGGCGTCCGTGGGCGACGATGAGCTCGCCGCCAAGGCCGAGGCCGACCTGCGGGTACTGCAGACGGCCGAGCAGCGAGTGATCGACCTGGCCGACGAGCTCGCAGCTACGGCGCCGGACGCGGTAGCCGCCGAGCTGGCCGAGGCCGCCGACGCCGTCGAGTTGCTGCGCGAACGTCACGACGAGGCCATTCGCGCGTTGCACGAGGTCGGCGTCGAACTCTCGGTGTTCGGCACCCAGGGCCGCAAGGGCAAGCTTGATGCCGCCGAAACCGAGCGTGAGCACGCCGCCAGCCACCACGCGCGGGTCGGGCGCCGGGCCCGGGCCGCCAGGCTGCTCCGCTCGGTGATGGCACGCCACCGCGACACCACCCGGCTGCGCTACGTCGAGCCATACCGGGCGGAGCTACATCGGCTCGGCCGCCCAGTGTTCGGGCCCTCTTTCGAGGTCGAGGTCGATACCGATTTGCGCATCCGCAGCCGCACCCTGGACGACAGAACCGTGCCCTACGAGTGCTTGTCGGGCGGGGCCAAAGAACAGCTTGGCATCCTGGCGCGATTGGCCGGCGCGGCGCTGGTCGCCAAGGAGGACGCCGTTCCGGTGCTGATCGACGACGCGCTGGGGTTCACCGATCCGGAGCGACTAGCCAAGATGGGGGAGGTCTTTGACACCATCGGCGCCGACGGACAGGTGATCGTGCTGACGTGCAGTCCCACCCGATACGGCGGTGTCAAAGGAGCGCACCGCATCGATCTGGACGCCATACAGTGAGCCCGAAACGGGGACATGCGATGGACACTCAGAGCGACTACGTCGTGGTCGGTACCGGCTCAGCCGGGGCGGTTGTGGCCAGCCGGCTTAGCACCGATCCGGCCACGACGGTGGTGGCCCTGGAGGCGGGGCCGCGTGACAAGAACAGATTCATCGGCGTCCCAGCGGCGTTTTCCAAGCTGTTCCGCAGCGAGATCGACTGGGATTACCTAACCGAACCGCAGCCGGAGCTCGACGGCCGCGAAATCTATTGGCCTCGTGGCAAGGTGCTCGGTGGCTCGTCGTCCATGAACGCAATGATGTGGGTGCGTGGATTCGCATCAGACTACGATGAGTGGGCCGCGCGAGCCGGTCCGCGGTGGTCGTACGCCGACGTGCTCGGCTACTTTCGCCGCATCGAGAACGTCACCGCTGCCTGGCACTTTGTCAGCGGTGACGACAGCGGAGTAACCGGTCCGTTGCATATTTCCCGGCAACGCAGCCCAAGATCGGTGACCGCAGCGTGGCTGGCAGCCGCACGTGAGTGCGGATTTGCCGCTGCGCGGCCGAATTCCCCTCGACCGGAAGGCTTTTGCGAGACCGTCGTCACCCAGCGCCGCGGTGCTCGATTCAGTACTGCCGACGCCTATCTGAAGCCCGCGATGCGCCGTAAAAACCTCCGTGTGCTTACCGGCGCCACTGCTACCCGGGTGGTCATCGACGGCGACCGGGCCGTCGGCGTGGAATACCAAAGCGACGGTCAAACCCGCATCGTCTACGCCCGCCGCGAGGTGGTGCTCTGCGCTGGTGCCGTCAACAGCCCTCAGCTGCTGATGCTCTCCGGCATCGGCGACCGCGACCACCTCGCCGAACACGACATCGACACCGTTTACCACGCGCCCGAGGTCGGGTGCAACCTGCTCGATCATCTCGTCACGGTGCTGGGTTTCGACGTCGAAAAGGACAGCTTGTTTGCCGCCGAGAAGCCCGGCCAGTTGATCAGCTACTTACTGCGACGCCGCGGCATGCTCACCTCCAACGTCGGCGAGGCGTACGGATTTGTCCGCAGCCGACCCGAACTGAAGCTGCCCGATTTGGAGTTGATTTTTGCCCCGGCGCCGTTTTACGACGAAGCGCTGGTTCCACCGGCTGGTCACGGTGTGGTATTCGGCCCGATTCTGGTCGCGCCGCAAAGCCGTGGCCAGATCACGCTGCGGTCCGCCGATCCGCATGCCAAGCCTGTCATCGAACCGCGTTACCTGTCCGATCTCGGTGGCGTAGACCGGGCCGCCATGATGGCGGGCCTGCGGATATGCGCGCGGATCGCGCAGGCCCGCCCGCTCAGAGATCTCCTTGGGTCCATCGCGCGACCGCGCAACAGCACCGAGCTGGACGAGGCCACTCTCGAGTTGGCGCTGGCCACTTGTTCGCACACCCTGTACCACCCGATGGGCACCTGCCGCATGGGCAGCGACGAGGCCAGCGTGGTGGATCCGCAGCTGCGGGTCCGCGGTGTCGACGGACTCCGCGTCGCCGACGCGTCGGTGATGCCCAGCACGGTTCGTGGGCATACGCATGCGCCGTCGGTGCTGATCGGGGAGAAGGCCGCCGACTTAATCCGCAGCTGAGCTGGTCGCCGCCGGCTCAGCGTCGCATGAACCCGATGGCGGTGTAGTCCAGGTCTGCCAGACCCGTCGCGCCGAAGTTGGCCAGCGTGCTGCGGACCGCAACGGTGCCGGGCGACTGGGTAAGCGGCAGGCTGAATCCTTCGGCCCAGATCAGCTCGTCGACCTGGTTGGCCAAGGCCCTCGCCTTGCCGGGATCGAGTTCTGCCAGCGTTCGCTCGATCGCGGCGTCGATTTGCGGGCTACCGATCTTGCCGAAGTTGCTTTCCCCGTCCGAAGCGTAGATCTGGGTGAGCGATGACAGCGGAAACGCGTCGCCCACCCAGCCGAACTGTGCGATGTCGAAAGCCCCCACGTTGACGTAGTCGCTGAAGAAACCGCTGCCGGACTTGGCCTGAAGTTCGAGTTTGACGCCGATCTGCGCCAGGGTGTGTTGGGCGATCTGGGCGAACTGCCGGGTGCTTTGTGCGTCGTAGAACAGATCGCGGATGACGAGCTGGCGACCGTCCTTCTCCCGGAACGCGCCGCTTCGCCTCCAGCCCAGGGCGTCCAGCTCCCGTTTCGCTTGTTCCGGGTTGTAGGCGACAACGCCGCTGTTGTCCTGGTAGCCGTCTTGGCCGGCGACGAAGACGTGGTTGTTCAGTGGCACCGGGTCGCTGGTGAGGCCGTATTGGGCGACCCTGGCGATGGTGTATCGGTCGATGCCCTTGGCGATCGCCAGGCGCAGCGCCTTGTCGGCGAGGATCGACCCAGGCGCACCGTTGAGGGTGAAGTGATACCAGCTGGGCCCGGGGGCGCGCCGGATCGAGATGCCCTTGGTGCGCGCCGCGATGGTCAGCTGGTCCAGTGTGCCGACGCCGGTGGCGTCGATTGTGTTGTTCTGCAGCGCCGGCAGCCGGGCGGCATCATCGAGCACCAGGTATGTGATGCTGTCCAGGCGTGGCCGTGCCCCCCACCATCTCGGGTTACGGGTCAACACGATTCGCTGCGCGGTGCGGTCCAGGGCAGACACGACGAACGGACCCGCCGACGGACCGGGCCCATCGAGTTGACCCTTATTGAATGCCTCGGGTGTGGCGGTCATACTGGCCGGCAGCAGCATGCCGTTGCCCGCGAACATACCGCGCCACTCCGCGTACGGCTTGGCGAACGTCACCACGGCCTGCCGGTCGTCGACCCCTCTGGTTACCGACGCCACACGCTCGGCGCCGCTGCTAGAAGCGATCTCGAATGCCTTGTCGGCGCCGCTGATCGCATGAATCTGGCTGGCGATGTCCCGCCAGGTGATCGGGGTCCCGTCGGACCACACCGCCTCGGGATTGATGGTGTAGGTGACCACCTGCGGGGCGGTCCTGGTCAGCTCGATGCTGGTGAAGTAGTTGGTGTCGACCGTCG
Above is a window of Mycobacterium tuberculosis H37Rv DNA encoding:
- a CDS encoding GMC-type oxidoreductase (dehydrogenase FAD flavoprotein), giving the protein MDTQSDYVVVGTGSAGAVVASRLSTDPATTVVALEAGPRDKNRFIGVPAAFSKLFRSEIDWDYLTEPQPELDGREIYWPRGKVLGGSSSMNAMMWVRGFASDYDEWAARAGPRWSYADVLGYFRRIENVTAAWHFVSGDDSGVTGPLHISRQRSPRSVTAAWLAAARECGFAAARPNSPRPEGFCETVVTQRRGARFSTADAYLKPAMRRKNLRVLTGATATRVVIDGDRAVGVEYQSDGQTRIVYARREVVLCAGAVNSPQLLMLSGIGDRDHLAEHDIDTVYHAPEVGCNLLDHLVTVLGFDVEKDSLFAAEKPGQLISYLLRRRGMLTSNVGEAYGFVRSRPELKLPDLELIFAPAPFYDEALVPPAGHGVVFGPILVAPQSRGQITLRSADPHAKPVIEPRYLSDLGGVDRAAMMAGLRICARIAQARPLRDLLGSIARPRNSTELDEATLELALATCSHTLYHPMGTCRMGSDEASVVDPQLRVRGVDGLRVADASVMPSTVRGHTHAPSVLIGEKAADLIRS
- the oppA gene encoding oligopeptide ABC transporter substrate-binding lipoprotein OppA, coding for MADRGQRRGCAPGIASALRASFQGKSRPWTQTRYWAFALLTPLVVAMVLTGCSASGTQLELAPTADRRAAVGTTSDINQQDPATLQDGGNLRLSLTDFPPNFNILHIDGNNAEVAAMMKATLPRAFIIGPDGSTTVDTNYFTSIELTRTAPQVVTYTINPEAVWSDGTPITWRDIASQIHAISGADKAFEIASSSGAERVASVTRGVDDRQAVVTFAKPYAEWRGMFAGNGMLLPASMTATPEAFNKGQLDGPGPSAGPFVVSALDRTAQRIVLTRNPRWWGARPRLDSITYLVLDDAARLPALQNNTIDATGVGTLDQLTIAARTKGISIRRAPGPSWYHFTLNGAPGSILADKALRLAIAKGIDRYTIARVAQYGLTSDPVPLNNHVFVAGQDGYQDNSGVVAYNPEQAKRELDALGWRRSGAFREKDGRQLVIRDLFYDAQSTRQFAQIAQHTLAQIGVKLELQAKSGSGFFSDYVNVGAFDIAQFGWVGDAFPLSSLTQIYASDGESNFGKIGSPQIDAAIERTLAELDPGKARALANQVDELIWAEGFSLPLTQSPGTVAVRSTLANFGATGLADLDYTAIGFMRR